The following coding sequences lie in one Alicyclobacillus curvatus genomic window:
- a CDS encoding formylmethanofuran dehydrogenase subunit E family protein, giving the protein MTEKYEDEELWYWSQEAQNAPFLPRFQVRDTESSHGRYATQSKVIHGIDLVRFHGHPCDGLFRGMYAMSQALAVLFPNGIIDRTDLRFLSRNSPCLGDVGAYLTGGRVRFGTQGVLNRPGVWYIIQRISTGEAVEVTEQEGFFPPDIMDMESRLSSLSGGEQGQVVSELRRMQEEWVKIRLFPSRPEEHYVVRKIQWDWQDVPYENKGTRTDVLYKDVPLGGE; this is encoded by the coding sequence GAGGAATTATGGTACTGGAGTCAAGAGGCGCAGAACGCTCCGTTCCTTCCGAGGTTTCAGGTGCGAGACACGGAGTCCAGTCACGGTCGTTATGCGACGCAGAGCAAGGTTATCCACGGGATCGATCTCGTTCGATTTCACGGTCATCCATGCGATGGGCTTTTTCGAGGGATGTACGCGATGTCGCAAGCCCTGGCGGTGCTCTTTCCGAATGGTATCATTGACCGGACTGACCTTCGGTTTCTGTCACGGAATAGTCCCTGCCTCGGGGACGTGGGGGCGTATCTGACGGGTGGTCGTGTAAGGTTTGGTACACAAGGCGTACTCAACCGACCGGGAGTATGGTATATTATCCAACGCATATCCACCGGTGAGGCGGTCGAAGTCACCGAACAAGAGGGCTTTTTCCCTCCGGACATCATGGATATGGAGTCTCGGTTATCGAGTCTTTCTGGGGGTGAGCAAGGGCAAGTCGTGTCTGAATTAAGGCGAATGCAGGAGGAATGGGTGAAGATTCGTCTGTTTCCGTCACGACCGGAGGAACATTATGTTGTCCGTAAAATTCAGTGGGACTGGCAAGACGTTCCTTATGAAAACAAGGGTACCCGAACCGATGTTTTGTATAAAGACGTTCCGCTCGGAGGTGAATAA
- a CDS encoding winged helix-turn-helix transcriptional regulator, translated as MDSFEDIAEIYKSLGDKTRLHMLALLAKDELCVCELVAILEMSQPSVSQHLRKLKQVGLVKERKTAQWVFYSLHGAEFPLLDETVALLPDVSKEIEQLKSQGLRVQCNL; from the coding sequence ATGGACTCCTTTGAGGACATTGCAGAAATCTATAAATCCCTTGGCGATAAAACAAGACTGCACATGTTGGCGCTGCTCGCCAAAGATGAACTTTGTGTTTGCGAACTTGTGGCGATTTTGGAAATGTCGCAGCCCAGCGTTTCACAACACCTTCGGAAACTCAAACAGGTAGGCCTTGTAAAGGAGCGGAAAACCGCACAGTGGGTTTTCTATTCCCTCCATGGGGCAGAGTTTCCTCTTCTTGATGAAACTGTCGCTTTGTTGCCCGACGTATCCAAAGAGATCGAACAGCTCAAATCACAGGGGCTGCGAGTTCAATGCAACTTGTAA
- a CDS encoding arsenic transporter has protein sequence MAYLAVVIFLVTLVFVIWQPKGLSIGWSALGGAVLALVFRVVTFHDVVEVTRIVWDATLAFVAIIIISTILDKIGFFEWAALKMAHAARGDGRKVFFYVTLLGAMVAAFFANDGAALILTPIVLEKVRVLRFDTKRMLPFIMASGFIADTTSLPLIVSNLVNIVSADFFHIGFLDYAVHMIVPDVVAFVASVLMLYVFFRRDIPKVYDPSHLNQPQEALAHQGMFRASWVLLAALLVGYIATQLLHIPVSLVAGVIAVVFLVAGTRTKVIQPWQVIREAPWAIVVFSIGMYVVVYGLRDAGLTNVLGRVIQASTSGGLYAGTLSTGFIAAILSSIMNNMPTVMIDALAIHSTQVTGVMHQALVYANIIGSDLGPKITPIGSLATLLWLHVLGKKGIQISWGQYFKTGIVLTIPVLFVTLSGLYVWLSLVH, from the coding sequence ATGGCTTATTTGGCAGTAGTCATTTTTCTGGTAACACTGGTATTCGTGATTTGGCAGCCGAAAGGTCTCTCCATTGGTTGGAGTGCGCTTGGTGGGGCTGTATTGGCCCTCGTATTTCGCGTGGTCACGTTCCACGACGTGGTCGAAGTCACCCGGATTGTCTGGGATGCAACGCTCGCTTTTGTTGCGATCATTATCATCTCTACGATTCTCGATAAAATTGGATTTTTTGAATGGGCCGCACTCAAAATGGCCCATGCGGCTCGTGGAGACGGGCGAAAAGTCTTTTTCTATGTGACCTTGCTTGGGGCCATGGTGGCGGCCTTCTTTGCGAACGATGGGGCAGCGCTCATTCTGACCCCGATTGTTCTCGAGAAGGTGCGGGTGCTGAGGTTTGACACCAAGCGTATGCTACCCTTCATTATGGCGAGCGGATTTATCGCGGATACCACGTCCCTGCCGCTGATTGTGAGCAATCTTGTCAACATCGTCTCGGCCGATTTTTTCCACATTGGCTTTCTCGACTATGCGGTACACATGATTGTACCTGACGTCGTTGCGTTTGTGGCCAGCGTGCTGATGTTGTATGTATTTTTCAGACGGGACATCCCGAAAGTGTATGACCCGAGTCACCTGAATCAACCTCAGGAAGCCCTGGCACATCAAGGGATGTTTCGGGCTTCGTGGGTCCTTCTTGCCGCTTTGTTGGTGGGGTACATCGCGACTCAATTGCTTCACATCCCGGTGTCCCTCGTCGCTGGAGTGATTGCGGTCGTCTTTTTGGTGGCCGGAACACGGACCAAGGTCATCCAGCCTTGGCAAGTCATTCGTGAAGCGCCGTGGGCGATTGTCGTGTTCTCGATTGGCATGTACGTGGTTGTCTATGGACTCCGCGATGCTGGCTTGACGAATGTCCTAGGCCGCGTGATTCAAGCTTCCACGAGTGGTGGACTCTATGCTGGTACACTGTCGACAGGCTTTATTGCCGCCATTTTGTCCAGCATCATGAACAACATGCCGACGGTCATGATTGATGCCCTCGCCATTCATTCGACACAGGTGACCGGAGTCATGCATCAAGCTTTGGTGTACGCCAATATTATCGGCAGTGACCTCGGCCCAAAGATTACCCCAATTGGGTCGCTTGCCACATTGCTGTGGCTTCACGTTTTGGGGAAAAAGGGAATTCAAATTTCCTGGGGACAGTATTTTAAAACCGGGATTGTACTGACCATACCGGTCCTCTTCGTCACTTTATCTGGGTTGTACGTATGGCTGAGTTTGGTTCACTAA
- the arsC gene encoding arsenate reductase (thioredoxin) has protein sequence MNVKKPIVYFICTGNSCRSQMAEGWARHFAGDKITVLSGGIEAHGLNLRAVQVMNEAGVDISSHTSDLIDNDILNQSDYAITLCGDAYDKCPVTPPHVRRMHWGFEDPARATGTEQQVLDKFREVRDGIKERIVKFLEEEIQHQ, from the coding sequence ATCAACGTGAAAAAACCTATTGTGTACTTCATCTGTACAGGGAACTCATGCCGTTCGCAAATGGCCGAAGGATGGGCACGCCACTTTGCCGGAGACAAAATTACAGTACTCAGCGGTGGGATTGAAGCTCATGGACTGAACCTGAGGGCGGTACAGGTGATGAACGAGGCCGGCGTGGACATTTCAAGTCACACTTCGGACTTGATTGACAACGACATTCTCAATCAATCTGATTACGCAATCACGCTATGCGGTGATGCATACGACAAATGCCCAGTGACGCCTCCCCACGTGAGACGCATGCATTGGGGGTTTGAAGACCCAGCTCGTGCGACAGGTACGGAACAACAAGTACTCGATAAGTTCCGAGAAGTCCGGGATGGCATAAAAGAACGTATTGTTAAATTTCTAGAGGAGGAAATCCAGCATCAGTGA
- the trxB gene encoding thioredoxin-disulfide reductase has product MRQVVVVGTGPAGLTAAIYLARANLSPLVIEGNEPGGQLTLTTEVENFPGFPDGITGPELMRNMRKQAEKFGAEFSRGWVTQVDLSGNGFKLQVEGMTELETRSLILSTGASAKMLGIPGENENIGRGVSTCATCDGFFFRGKKIVVVGGGGDSAMEEANFLTRFASEVRIVHRRNELRASKIMQDRARNNPKITWSLNCIPVEVESDGNRVKGLKVINNETGLEETIATEGIFVAIGYHPNTHFLNGQIDTDDLGYIVVKPGTTETNIPGVFACGDVQDHKFRQAITAAGTGCMAALECERFLESVAAHDELEV; this is encoded by the coding sequence ATGCGACAAGTAGTTGTCGTTGGAACGGGACCGGCAGGACTGACTGCAGCGATTTATTTGGCGCGGGCAAACCTGAGTCCACTTGTGATTGAAGGGAATGAACCAGGTGGGCAGTTAACGCTGACCACGGAAGTGGAAAACTTTCCTGGATTTCCGGACGGGATTACGGGACCAGAGTTAATGAGAAATATGCGCAAGCAAGCTGAAAAATTCGGAGCGGAGTTTTCGCGTGGCTGGGTGACACAAGTGGACCTTTCGGGAAATGGATTTAAACTTCAAGTTGAAGGCATGACCGAGTTAGAAACCCGATCTTTAATTCTCTCGACCGGTGCCTCTGCAAAAATGCTCGGAATCCCGGGTGAGAATGAAAATATTGGGCGTGGCGTGAGTACCTGTGCGACTTGCGACGGATTCTTCTTTAGAGGTAAGAAAATCGTTGTTGTTGGTGGTGGTGGTGATTCTGCGATGGAAGAAGCGAATTTTTTAACAAGATTCGCTTCAGAGGTGCGTATTGTTCATCGAAGAAATGAGTTGCGTGCATCGAAAATTATGCAAGACCGTGCACGTAACAATCCTAAAATTACTTGGAGCTTGAATTGCATACCCGTGGAAGTAGAGTCGGACGGAAACCGTGTGAAAGGACTCAAGGTGATAAATAATGAGACGGGCTTGGAAGAAACGATTGCGACGGAAGGTATCTTTGTTGCGATCGGATACCACCCCAATACACATTTCTTGAATGGGCAAATTGATACCGATGACCTCGGATACATTGTCGTGAAGCCTGGTACAACCGAAACGAATATTCCTGGCGTATTTGCGTGCGGGGATGTACAGGATCACAAATTCCGACAGGCTATTACAGCAGCGGGAACTGGATGCATGGCAGCATTGGAGTGCGAACGATTTTTAGAAAGTGTGGCTGCACATGACGAGTTGGAGGTATAA
- a CDS encoding adhesin — MQITDAGKTFIEDVLKQNNANCIRVVFAGQGCCGPKLGLSLDEPHDDDVVQILNGIKVSIENRIVPHTTSLTLDFRTTEVGSGLVMAGQSNC; from the coding sequence ATGCAGATTACAGATGCAGGAAAAACGTTTATTGAAGACGTCTTGAAACAGAACAATGCCAATTGTATCCGAGTTGTGTTTGCTGGACAGGGATGTTGTGGCCCGAAATTGGGTCTTTCTCTTGACGAACCACATGATGATGATGTTGTACAAATACTCAACGGGATCAAGGTTTCCATTGAAAATCGTATTGTGCCGCATACGACAAGTCTTACGCTAGACTTTCGGACGACAGAAGTAGGGTCAGGGCTTGTGATGGCTGGACAAAGTAATTGTTAA
- a CDS encoding DUF255 domain-containing protein, whose translation MKPNNSEHKFTNRLIHEKSPYLLQHAHNPVDWYPWGDDAFKIARRYNRPIFLSVGYS comes from the coding sequence GTGAAACCCAACAACAGCGAACATAAATTCACCAACCGCCTCATCCACGAAAAATCCCCATACCTCCTGCAACACGCCCACAACCCTGTCGACTGGTACCCATGGGGCGACGACGCCTTTAAGATTGCCCGAAGATACAACCGGCCCATCTTTTTATCCGTGGGCTACTCGTAG
- a CDS encoding thioredoxin domain-containing protein, translating to MAHESFEDDEVAALLNANFVSIKVDREERPDIDSVYMSVCQALTGEGGWPLTIVMTPDKRPFFAGTYFPKDKKYGRIGIVELLQRLLHEWRQNRAKIESTGEQITKAISGQHDRTASEEGFTAQLLSEAFHNFAQEFDADYGGFGSAPKFPTPHNLSFLLRYHQQTGDMDALHMVTKTLSAMREGGIWDHVGFGFARYSVDRRWLIPHFEKMLYDNALLAIAYLEAFQVTGEALFSRTAEQIFEYIIREMTAPEGGFYCAQDADSEGEEGKFYAFEADEIRRVLADSQGDQTADLYCEYFGVTDYGNFDGKNILNSIGTREEEFCRKHEISQGVLHEQLEAARQALFAVRERRVHPHKDDKVLTSWNGLMIAALAKGTQVLGNPRYADVAAKAVRFILAHLRREDGRLLARYRDGEAGILGYLDDYAFLAWGLIELYEAVFDESYLQTAIEVSRQMQALFWDVERDGFFLTASDSEALIARPKEVYDGALPSGNSVAAMNLVRLARLTGDVSLEQVTEQTLHAFSAQVEHYPSGYTHYLMAAMYVFTPGKEVVIVGHQDDDDYQQMIRAVQGRLLPTSVWLVSNPLTENRVMPFLADYHALDGRATAYVCENFACQAPTHDLAVLERMLTARS from the coding sequence ATGGCACATGAGTCGTTTGAGGACGACGAAGTCGCGGCTTTGCTGAATGCCAATTTTGTCTCAATCAAGGTCGATAGAGAGGAACGTCCTGATATCGACAGTGTCTATATGTCCGTCTGCCAGGCTCTGACCGGTGAGGGCGGGTGGCCGCTGACCATTGTGATGACTCCGGACAAACGCCCATTCTTTGCTGGAACCTATTTCCCGAAGGACAAGAAATACGGGCGCATCGGCATTGTCGAACTGCTTCAGCGGTTGTTGCATGAATGGCGTCAGAACCGGGCCAAGATTGAGTCGACGGGAGAGCAGATTACCAAAGCGATCTCTGGACAACACGACCGCACAGCGTCGGAAGAGGGATTCACAGCACAACTCTTAAGTGAGGCTTTTCACAACTTCGCACAAGAATTTGACGCCGACTATGGTGGCTTTGGGTCGGCTCCAAAGTTTCCCACACCGCACAACCTGTCGTTTCTTTTGCGTTATCATCAGCAGACAGGCGATATGGATGCGCTGCACATGGTGACAAAGACACTTTCAGCGATGAGGGAGGGCGGCATCTGGGATCACGTTGGCTTCGGCTTTGCCCGGTACTCGGTGGACAGGCGCTGGCTCATCCCACATTTCGAGAAAATGCTCTACGACAACGCCTTGCTTGCAATCGCTTATTTGGAAGCGTTTCAGGTCACGGGTGAAGCTCTGTTTTCCCGTACTGCAGAACAAATTTTTGAGTACATTATCCGCGAGATGACAGCGCCTGAGGGCGGTTTCTATTGTGCACAGGACGCTGACTCAGAAGGAGAAGAGGGAAAGTTTTACGCTTTTGAAGCTGACGAAATTCGGCGTGTGCTGGCCGATTCGCAGGGCGATCAGACGGCAGACCTCTACTGTGAATATTTTGGTGTCACAGACTACGGGAACTTTGATGGCAAAAACATTCTCAATTCAATTGGAACTCGTGAAGAGGAGTTCTGTCGCAAACACGAAATCTCTCAAGGCGTCCTCCATGAGCAGCTTGAAGCAGCGAGACAAGCGTTGTTTGCAGTACGGGAGAGACGGGTCCACCCGCACAAGGATGACAAGGTCCTGACATCGTGGAACGGTTTAATGATTGCTGCGCTGGCAAAGGGAACGCAGGTGCTTGGAAACCCGCGCTATGCAGACGTTGCCGCGAAAGCAGTCCGGTTCATTCTTGCGCATCTGCGTCGGGAAGACGGCAGATTATTGGCTCGTTATCGCGATGGGGAAGCGGGGATACTTGGCTACCTCGATGATTACGCATTTCTCGCCTGGGGCCTGATTGAACTCTATGAAGCGGTGTTTGACGAATCGTACTTGCAAACAGCGATAGAAGTGTCACGGCAAATGCAGGCGCTGTTTTGGGACGTGGAAAGGGACGGTTTTTTTCTCACCGCATCGGACAGCGAAGCGCTAATCGCCCGGCCCAAGGAGGTCTACGACGGCGCACTTCCTTCGGGCAACAGTGTGGCTGCGATGAACCTCGTCCGCTTGGCCCGGCTCACCGGGGATGTGTCACTTGAACAAGTCACAGAGCAGACCCTGCACGCATTTTCTGCGCAGGTAGAGCATTACCCATCTGGTTACACACATTATCTAATGGCGGCAATGTACGTGTTTACGCCCGGTAAGGAAGTCGTGATTGTGGGGCACCAGGATGACGACGATTATCAACAAATGATTCGAGCTGTCCAAGGACGCCTTTTGCCGACGAGCGTTTGGCTGGTGTCAAATCCGCTTACGGAAAATCGCGTGATGCCCTTTCTCGCGGATTACCACGCGCTTGACGGACGTGCAACTGCGTACGTATGCGAAAATTTTGCCTGTCAAGCCCCCACGCATGACCTAGCGGTACTCGAACGCATGCTCACCGCCCGCAGTTAG